A single window of Halotalea alkalilenta DNA harbors:
- a CDS encoding lipid A deacylase LpxR family protein, producing MKRLAALPFALLLIAPPAISLAHAEVLSLKWDNDLLAGEDGHYTNGLEFAWGFIADEQHWTQRFSRAIPLWSGDASAVSYRFGQQMYTPEKIDVRALQPDDRPYAGYLYAGLSLYKRHQSGAVRVAESLGFDVGIVGPAAGAKPIQRGVHEVTGSDRPEGWGNQLGNEPILSLTYQRAWWLHHGLGDGLAFEYGPNLGFAVGNLYDYLSLGLGVRIGNRLDGLFATPGNAPYSSFEPLFTTGPGLGWYLFAGANGRFMAHNLLLDGNTFESSHSVDRRSWVNDLTLGGALTFDSWNLALTLTNRSREFEGQDGDDTLGNLTLSTWLR from the coding sequence ATGAAACGTCTCGCCGCACTGCCTTTCGCACTCTTGCTCATCGCCCCACCCGCCATATCGCTCGCCCACGCCGAGGTACTATCGCTCAAATGGGACAATGACCTGTTGGCAGGCGAAGACGGGCACTACACCAATGGCCTCGAATTCGCATGGGGCTTCATTGCCGACGAGCAGCATTGGACCCAGCGTTTCTCGCGTGCGATTCCTCTGTGGTCGGGCGATGCCAGCGCGGTGAGCTATCGTTTTGGCCAGCAGATGTACACCCCGGAGAAGATCGACGTCCGCGCACTGCAGCCCGATGATCGTCCCTACGCCGGCTATCTCTACGCCGGACTATCGCTCTACAAGCGCCACCAAAGCGGTGCGGTCCGGGTAGCCGAGAGCCTGGGATTCGACGTCGGGATCGTCGGCCCCGCCGCAGGCGCCAAGCCGATCCAGCGCGGCGTGCACGAGGTGACCGGAAGCGATAGGCCCGAAGGTTGGGGCAACCAGCTCGGCAACGAACCGATCCTGAGCCTGACCTACCAGCGCGCCTGGTGGCTGCACCACGGGCTCGGCGATGGTTTGGCCTTCGAGTATGGCCCCAACCTGGGCTTCGCCGTCGGCAACCTCTACGACTATCTTTCGCTCGGGCTTGGTGTGCGCATCGGCAACCGCTTGGATGGCCTCTTCGCCACGCCGGGCAATGCTCCCTACTCAAGCTTCGAGCCGCTGTTCACCACCGGCCCAGGGCTTGGCTGGTACCTTTTCGCCGGTGCCAATGGCCGTTTCATGGCGCACAACCTGCTGCTCGACGGCAACACCTTCGAATCGAGCCACAGCGTCGACCGGCGCAGCTGGGTCAACGATCTGACCCTGGGCGGTGCGCTGACCTTCGACAGCTGGAACCTTGCCCTGACGCTGACCAATCGCTCTCGCGAGTTCGAAGGCCAGGATGGCGACGACACCCTCGGCAACCTGACCCTCTCGACCTGGCTGCGCTAG
- the cydB gene encoding cytochrome d ubiquinol oxidase subunit II produces MLDYELLKLIWWCLIGVLLIGFAIADGMDMGTGILLPVVGRSDAERRSAINTIAPHWDGNQVWLITAGGAIFAAWPVVYAIAFSSFYFAMLLVLLALFFRPVGFDYRSKIESTRWRASWDWLIWFGSLVPALVFGVAFGNLLQGVPLEVDGLMRASYAGSFFGLLNPFALLCGLVSVLMLSIHGGVWLMARADERVAMRARRIVLGAGPLLLMLYLLAGVWMIASGMGYRLAAIGDASGAMRLLDKQVVGAAWLDGVGIHAWLAPMLGMVMILATWFLAWGSRSGLALVTSSLSVAAVIASAGVAMFPFLMPSSLQPEASLTLWDATSSQLTLSVMFWVALVMTPVILAYTSWCYVKMWRRVRVAEIERDAHALY; encoded by the coding sequence ATGCTCGACTACGAACTGCTCAAATTGATCTGGTGGTGCTTGATCGGCGTGCTGCTGATCGGCTTCGCGATCGCCGACGGCATGGACATGGGGACCGGCATCCTGCTGCCGGTGGTGGGGCGCAGTGACGCCGAGCGGCGCTCGGCGATCAATACCATCGCGCCGCACTGGGATGGCAACCAGGTCTGGCTGATCACCGCCGGTGGGGCGATCTTCGCCGCTTGGCCGGTGGTCTATGCGATCGCGTTCTCAAGCTTCTACTTTGCGATGCTGCTGGTACTGCTGGCGCTGTTCTTCCGCCCGGTAGGTTTCGACTACCGCTCGAAGATCGAGTCGACTCGCTGGCGTGCCAGCTGGGACTGGCTGATCTGGTTCGGCAGTCTGGTACCCGCCTTGGTCTTCGGCGTCGCTTTCGGCAATCTGCTCCAGGGCGTGCCGCTCGAGGTCGATGGGCTGATGCGGGCGAGCTACGCCGGCAGCTTCTTCGGGCTGCTCAATCCGTTCGCGCTGCTCTGCGGCTTGGTCTCGGTACTGATGCTCAGCATTCATGGCGGGGTTTGGCTGATGGCGCGAGCCGATGAGCGGGTCGCCATGCGGGCGAGACGCATAGTACTCGGCGCCGGGCCGCTTCTGCTGATGCTCTATCTGCTCGCTGGCGTGTGGATGATCGCCTCGGGCATGGGCTATCGGCTCGCCGCGATCGGGGACGCTTCGGGCGCGATGCGTCTGCTCGACAAGCAGGTGGTCGGAGCCGCCTGGCTCGACGGCGTGGGAATCCACGCGTGGCTCGCGCCGATGCTGGGGATGGTGATGATTCTGGCCACCTGGTTTTTGGCCTGGGGCTCACGCTCGGGCCTGGCGCTGGTGACCAGTTCGTTGAGCGTGGCCGCGGTGATCGCCTCCGCGGGGGTGGCGATGTTCCCGTTCCTGATGCCCTCAAGTCTTCAGCCCGAGGCGAGCCTGACGCTATGGGATGCGACCTCGAGCCAGCTGACCCTGTCGGTGATGTTCTGGGTCGCGTTGGTGATGACGCCGGTCATCCTCGCCTATACCAGCTGGTGCTACGTCAAGATGTGGAGGCGGGTGCGCGTGGCCGAGATCGAACGTGACGCACACGCGCTCTATTGA
- a CDS encoding cytochrome ubiquinol oxidase subunit I — protein sequence MISESLVELSRWQFALTAMYHFIFVPLTLGLAVMLAIMETTYVVTGKTIYRDMTKFWGKLFGINFALGVTTGLTMEFQFGTNWSYYSHYVGDIFGAPLAIEGLVAFFLESTFVGMFFFGWDRLSKRQHLVVTWLVALGSNFSALWILVANGWMQHPVGAVFNPDTMRMEMESLSELIFNPVAQVKFVHTVMAGYVTGALFVLGISAWYLLKGRDLAFAKRSFRLAAIFGLCSTLGVTFLGDESGYALGEVQRYKLAAIEGEWHTAPAPASFTVFGIPDQEAQETRYALRIPYLLGLIATRSFDTPVTGLRDLIEENVQRIASGAVGYSALVRIREGDDSSETRAILDQHVADIGYGMLLLRYTEDPASATLAQIEQAARDSIPNAAPLFFAFRIMVAAGVAMLAVFAFAVWISLKRRFIEHPKFLRLCLWSIPLPWIAAEAGWFVAEFGRQPWSIGEMLPTFMAVSSLEPRDLWISLLGFIAVYTGLLIVEMWLMFRFARLGPSSLHTGRYHHEQRTSEPVQSLASGV from the coding sequence ATGATCTCTGAATCCCTGGTAGAGCTATCCCGCTGGCAGTTCGCGCTGACAGCGATGTATCACTTCATCTTCGTGCCGCTGACATTGGGACTGGCCGTGATGCTGGCCATCATGGAGACCACCTACGTGGTCACCGGCAAGACCATCTATCGGGACATGACCAAGTTCTGGGGCAAGCTGTTCGGGATCAATTTCGCCCTCGGGGTCACCACTGGGCTGACCATGGAGTTCCAGTTCGGCACCAACTGGTCCTACTACTCCCACTATGTCGGTGACATCTTCGGTGCGCCGCTGGCGATCGAAGGCCTGGTCGCCTTCTTCCTCGAGTCGACCTTCGTCGGCATGTTCTTCTTCGGCTGGGACCGGCTCAGCAAGCGCCAGCACCTGGTGGTGACCTGGCTGGTCGCGCTCGGCTCTAACTTCTCCGCGCTCTGGATCCTGGTCGCCAACGGCTGGATGCAGCATCCGGTGGGGGCGGTGTTCAATCCCGATACGATGCGCATGGAGATGGAGAGCCTGTCTGAGCTGATCTTCAATCCGGTGGCGCAGGTCAAGTTCGTCCATACCGTGATGGCAGGCTATGTCACCGGTGCGCTGTTCGTGCTCGGTATCAGCGCCTGGTACCTGCTCAAGGGGCGGGATCTCGCTTTCGCCAAGCGCTCGTTTCGGCTCGCCGCGATCTTCGGGCTCTGCTCGACGCTCGGTGTGACCTTCCTCGGCGATGAATCGGGCTATGCGCTAGGCGAGGTGCAGAGATACAAGCTGGCGGCGATCGAGGGCGAGTGGCATACCGCGCCCGCGCCGGCATCGTTCACTGTGTTCGGCATTCCCGACCAAGAGGCGCAGGAGACCCGTTACGCGCTGCGCATACCCTATCTGCTCGGGCTGATCGCGACGCGCTCCTTCGATACCCCGGTGACCGGGCTTCGGGATCTGATCGAGGAGAACGTCCAGCGCATCGCCAGTGGCGCGGTCGGCTATTCCGCGTTGGTGCGAATCCGCGAAGGGGATGATTCCAGCGAGACCCGGGCGATCCTGGACCAGCACGTCGCGGATATCGGCTACGGCATGCTGCTGCTTCGTTACACCGAGGATCCCGCTAGCGCGACGCTCGCCCAGATCGAGCAGGCCGCACGCGACAGCATTCCCAACGCAGCTCCGCTGTTCTTCGCTTTCCGCATCATGGTCGCCGCGGGCGTGGCGATGCTCGCGGTGTTCGCCTTCGCTGTCTGGATCAGCCTCAAGCGGCGTTTCATCGAGCATCCGAAGTTCCTGCGCCTGTGCCTGTGGTCGATTCCACTGCCGTGGATCGCCGCCGAAGCCGGCTGGTTCGTCGCCGAGTTCGGCCGCCAGCCCTGGTCGATCGGCGAGATGCTGCCCACCTTCATGGCGGTTTCGTCGCTCGAGCCACGTGATCTTTGGATCTCGCTGCTGGGCTTCATCGCCGTCTACACCGGTCTTCTCATCGTCGAGATGTGGCTGATGTTCCGCTTCGCGCGGCTCGGTCCCTCGTCGCTGCATACCGGGCGCTATCACCACGAGCAGCGTACCAGCGAGCCGGTGCAGAGCCTGGCAAGCGGCGTCTGA
- a CDS encoding OmpW/AlkL family protein: MKSVKILSAAIIAGTATFGAQQALAYNSGDFFARLDATRTTSTASGDFDDQRSFTGALGWMFADKFGVEFNTVGQRQDLEFSRNGQDQSAKYRPYSLLAQWYPLGGTGAQVQPYVGAGVTYTQFDDRSLAGGGSIDSDSWNGTAQLGLDYFLTSWLAVNGNVQYTDMSIKGSQGMKQDFDPLTVGAGLTFRF; the protein is encoded by the coding sequence ATGAAATCGGTCAAGATTCTTTCCGCCGCGATCATCGCCGGCACCGCAACCTTCGGCGCGCAGCAAGCACTGGCTTACAACTCCGGTGACTTCTTCGCCCGCCTCGACGCTACCCGCACCACTTCGACCGCGAGCGGCGATTTCGACGATCAGCGCAGCTTCACAGGCGCGCTGGGCTGGATGTTCGCAGACAAGTTCGGTGTCGAGTTCAACACCGTCGGCCAGCGCCAGGATCTCGAATTCTCCCGCAACGGCCAGGACCAGAGCGCGAAATACCGCCCCTACAGCCTGCTCGCGCAGTGGTATCCGCTCGGCGGCACCGGTGCTCAGGTCCAGCCCTACGTCGGCGCTGGTGTGACCTACACCCAGTTCGACGACCGCAGCCTGGCAGGCGGCGGCAGCATCGACAGCGACAGCTGGAACGGTACCGCGCAGCTGGGTCTCGACTACTTCCTGACCAGCTGGCTGGCGGTGAACGGCAACGTTCAGTACACCGACATGAGCATCAAGGGCAGCCAGGGTATGAAGCAGGACTTCGACCCGCTGACCGTCGGCGCAGGTCTGACCTTCCGCTTCTAA
- a CDS encoding OmpW/AlkL family protein: MKTAKALTAALIAGGTLFGAQQALAYNAGDFFARIDATRVESTSSGTFDTERSFTGALGWMFADKFGVEFNTVGQRQDLDFTYGGNDATLKYRPFSLLAQFYPLGGTGAQVQPYIGAGATYTRFSDRDLPGGARVDSNSWDPTAQLGVDYFLTDWIAINGNVQYTSLRPDVDNGIRDDIKIDPLTIGAGVTFRF, encoded by the coding sequence ATGAAGACTGCAAAGGCTCTCACTGCAGCCCTTATCGCGGGCGGCACCCTGTTCGGCGCACAGCAGGCGCTGGCCTACAACGCTGGCGACTTCTTTGCACGCATCGACGCAACCCGTGTCGAATCGACCTCGAGCGGCACCTTCGACACCGAGCGCAGCTTCACAGGCGCCCTGGGCTGGATGTTCGCCGACAAGTTCGGGGTCGAGTTCAACACCGTCGGTCAGCGTCAGGATCTGGACTTCACCTACGGCGGCAATGACGCAACGCTCAAGTATCGTCCGTTCTCCCTGCTCGCCCAGTTCTATCCGCTCGGCGGAACCGGCGCTCAGGTCCAGCCCTACATCGGTGCCGGTGCGACCTACACCAGGTTCTCCGATCGCGACCTTCCCGGTGGCGCCCGCGTAGACAGCAACAGCTGGGATCCGACCGCACAGCTCGGTGTCGACTACTTCCTCACCGACTGGATCGCGATCAACGGCAACGTGCAGTACACCAGCCTGCGCCCGGACGTCGACAATGGCATCAGGGACGACATCAAGATCGACCCGCTCACCATCGGTGCCGGTGTGACCTTCCGCTTCTAA
- a CDS encoding transporter substrate-binding domain-containing protein, producing the protein MNRLGHITAIGAVVGIFIAPIGTAAANSYEEIMEAGRIRVSIDLSIPPSGMLDDRLRPVGSDVETAELLAEDWGLELEIVETTGATRIPNLQTNKADIVISTLSVTPQRAEVIDFSAPYAALRSVIGAPAAVDVSDWEDLRGERVTVTRGTTQDAELTRIAGERGINVARYDDDATMVTAAVSGQARFVATSETLVNQIGQRNTNLAFEPKFLITTFDLAIGLRKNEPELMEKLNEWVAENLRNGRLNEIYQKYHGSPLPDEMLQ; encoded by the coding sequence ATGAACCGGCTAGGACATATCACAGCCATCGGCGCCGTGGTCGGCATCTTCATCGCACCGATCGGGACAGCGGCGGCAAACTCCTACGAGGAGATCATGGAGGCGGGCAGGATTCGTGTCTCCATCGATCTCTCCATCCCACCGTCCGGTATGCTCGATGACCGCCTGCGGCCGGTCGGCTCCGATGTGGAGACCGCCGAGCTCCTGGCCGAGGACTGGGGGCTCGAGCTGGAGATCGTCGAGACCACCGGAGCGACACGAATACCCAACCTCCAGACCAACAAGGCCGATATCGTCATTTCGACCCTCTCGGTCACCCCTCAGCGCGCCGAGGTGATCGATTTCTCCGCGCCCTACGCCGCGCTGCGCTCGGTCATAGGTGCGCCGGCCGCCGTCGACGTCAGCGACTGGGAGGACCTGCGCGGCGAGCGGGTCACCGTCACCCGAGGCACCACCCAGGACGCCGAACTGACCCGGATAGCCGGCGAACGGGGGATCAACGTGGCGCGCTACGACGATGACGCGACGATGGTGACCGCGGCGGTGAGTGGCCAAGCCCGGTTCGTTGCGACTTCAGAAACGCTGGTCAACCAGATAGGTCAGCGCAACACCAACTTGGCGTTCGAGCCGAAGTTCCTGATCACGACCTTCGATCTTGCCATTGGCCTGCGTAAGAACGAGCCAGAACTGATGGAGAAGCTCAATGAGTGGGTGGCGGAGAATCTCCGCAACGGCCGCCTCAACGAGATCTACCAGAAATACCATGGCTCTCCACTGCCCGATGAGATGCTGCAATGA
- a CDS encoding amino acid ABC transporter ATP-binding protein: MSIVMLKDVKKSFDKLQVLKGVSFSVEPGEVMALIGASGSGKSTALRCIDRLELIDSGEIVVCGHRVNDPKLDLRKLRLDVGIVFQSYNLFPHLTIEENITLAPRSVKKISRDRAREIALESLAKVGLSEKAQNYPEQLSGGQQQRAAIARSLAMEPKVMLFDEVTSALDPKLTGEVLKVIEALAASGITMIMVTHEMNFARRIADQVIFMHQGYVHESGSTDILTSPRTPELREFIGDELH, translated from the coding sequence ATGTCCATCGTCATGCTCAAGGATGTGAAAAAGAGCTTCGACAAGCTGCAGGTACTCAAGGGCGTTTCCTTCTCGGTGGAGCCCGGAGAGGTCATGGCCTTGATTGGTGCGAGCGGGTCGGGAAAGAGCACGGCGCTCAGATGCATCGACCGCCTGGAGCTGATCGACAGCGGGGAGATCGTGGTATGCGGCCATCGGGTCAACGATCCCAAACTGGATCTTAGAAAACTGAGACTCGATGTCGGCATCGTGTTCCAAAGCTACAACCTGTTCCCGCATCTCACCATCGAAGAGAACATCACGCTCGCGCCCCGATCGGTGAAGAAGATCAGCCGTGACCGCGCGCGTGAGATCGCCTTGGAGTCGCTTGCCAAGGTAGGGCTTTCGGAGAAGGCGCAGAACTATCCGGAGCAGCTCTCCGGTGGTCAGCAGCAGCGGGCCGCTATTGCGCGCTCTTTAGCGATGGAGCCCAAGGTGATGCTCTTCGACGAGGTGACCTCGGCACTCGATCCGAAACTCACCGGCGAGGTGCTCAAGGTCATCGAAGCGCTCGCGGCGTCCGGGATCACCATGATCATGGTGACCCACGAGATGAACTTCGCCCGCCGGATCGCCGACCAGGTGATTTTCATGCACCAGGGTTACGTCCACGAGTCAGGTTCCACCGACATATTGACCTCCCCCCGGACGCCCGAGCTCAGAGAGTTCATCGGTGACGAGCTGCATTGA
- a CDS encoding amino acid ABC transporter permease gives MTTAINPGHLQFLLTGAFWTLILSLMAFLGGGAGGFLVALGRTSPFRLLRILAAVYVQIVQGTPLLIILFLIYFGLPSLGFSISPLLAAGVSLTIYVSAYLGEIWRGCLESVPKAQWEAAECLALSRTQRLFKVVLPQAIRIATPPTVGFSVQIIKNTSLTSVVGFVELTRAGQLINNSIFEPFLIYIIVALIYFCLCFPVSALSRRLERSGAARLRALKAVSA, from the coding sequence ATGACCACTGCGATAAATCCCGGCCACTTGCAGTTCTTGCTTACCGGTGCCTTCTGGACGCTGATCCTCTCATTGATGGCATTTCTCGGAGGCGGCGCCGGCGGATTTCTCGTCGCACTCGGGAGAACCTCTCCGTTCAGGCTGTTGCGCATCCTGGCGGCAGTCTATGTGCAGATCGTTCAGGGCACGCCGCTGCTGATCATCTTGTTTCTGATCTACTTCGGGCTTCCGTCGCTGGGCTTTTCGATCTCCCCCCTGCTGGCCGCCGGGGTTTCGCTGACCATCTACGTCAGCGCGTACCTCGGTGAAATCTGGCGTGGGTGCCTGGAGTCGGTGCCGAAGGCGCAATGGGAGGCGGCTGAATGCCTGGCGCTTTCGCGCACCCAGCGCCTGTTCAAGGTCGTCCTGCCACAGGCGATTCGCATTGCGACACCGCCAACGGTCGGTTTCTCAGTGCAGATCATCAAGAACACTTCGCTGACCTCGGTGGTGGGATTCGTCGAGCTTACTCGCGCGGGACAGCTGATCAACAACTCGATCTTCGAGCCGTTTTTGATCTACATCATCGTCGCGCTGATCTACTTCTGCCTCTGTTTTCCTGTGTCGGCACTCAGCCGGCGCCTGGAGCGAAGTGGCGCGGCGAGATTGCGTGCGCTCAAGGCCGTATCCGCTTGA
- a CDS encoding amino acid ABC transporter permease: MILDFTAILARWQMLLDGLTLTIQLALVTTITGFIIGTLCAIARRSHVAIAARAATIYVESIRNTPFLVQIFVVYFGLSSLGFSFSPVAVAIIALTINVSAYTAEIMRAGFDSIHPGQWEAGECLGLSRVQNYWHVALRPAIERVYSSLTSQFILLMLASSMTSQISAEELTAAANFIQSETYRPFETYIIVALIYLAISLLMRLVFWVIALLAFPRRRRLGTNL; the protein is encoded by the coding sequence ATGATACTTGATTTCACCGCCATCCTGGCCCGCTGGCAGATGCTGCTGGATGGGCTGACGCTGACTATCCAGCTTGCGCTGGTGACCACCATCACCGGCTTCATCATCGGTACCCTGTGCGCCATCGCCCGTCGCTCCCATGTCGCCATCGCCGCGAGAGCAGCGACCATCTACGTGGAGTCGATACGCAACACACCTTTCCTGGTGCAGATCTTCGTCGTCTATTTCGGTCTCTCGAGCCTGGGGTTCTCTTTCTCTCCCGTCGCGGTGGCGATCATCGCATTGACGATCAACGTCAGCGCCTATACGGCCGAGATAATGCGGGCGGGATTCGACTCCATCCATCCCGGCCAGTGGGAGGCGGGGGAATGCCTCGGCCTCTCCCGGGTGCAGAATTACTGGCACGTAGCGCTTCGCCCGGCGATTGAGCGGGTCTATTCGTCACTGACCAGCCAGTTCATCCTGCTGATGCTCGCTTCATCGATGACTTCGCAGATTTCCGCCGAAGAGCTGACTGCCGCCGCCAACTTCATCCAGTCGGAAACCTACCGACCGTTCGAAACCTACATCATCGTCGCGCTCATCTACCTGGCCATCTCATTGCTCATGCGTTTGGTGTTCTGGGTGATCGCTCTCCTCGCTTTCCCGAGGCGCAGGCGCCTGGGTACGAACCTGTGA
- a CDS encoding NAD(P)-dependent oxidoreductase, which translates to MNSISASRVVAFIGLGIMGERMAANLLAAGYQVRVHDIRIEAASRLVAQGATAAADVAEAASEADIVITMLPDTPQVEEVVRGARGLLAHPPKGRLYVDMSTISPQATRALAAELGAVGIDMLDAPVSGGPLGAERASLSIMVGGAEDAFERAKPFLSHMGSTIFHLGDTGAGQATKLCNQLVCAINIQAICESIALGRACGIDLVRMREVLLGGAASSWMLENLGAGMLEGNVDAGFRIDLMLKDLRLVLEMAQQQCVPLPGTSLVTTQYLDAKAHGGGGEGNQALFRVYDRMSGQRGGLQGAPGAVG; encoded by the coding sequence ATGAATTCGATCAGTGCATCCAGGGTCGTTGCGTTCATCGGCCTCGGCATCATGGGCGAACGGATGGCGGCCAATCTGCTGGCCGCTGGATACCAGGTCCGGGTCCACGATATCCGCATCGAAGCCGCTTCCCGGCTGGTGGCCCAGGGGGCCACTGCGGCAGCCGATGTCGCCGAAGCGGCGTCAGAGGCGGACATCGTGATCACCATGCTGCCCGATACGCCGCAGGTGGAGGAGGTGGTCAGGGGCGCGCGCGGTCTCCTGGCGCACCCGCCGAAGGGACGTCTCTACGTAGACATGAGCACCATCTCGCCACAGGCGACCAGGGCGCTCGCCGCCGAGCTCGGCGCGGTTGGCATCGACATGCTGGATGCGCCGGTTTCGGGCGGTCCGTTGGGTGCCGAGCGGGCGAGCCTATCGATCATGGTCGGCGGCGCGGAAGACGCGTTCGAGCGCGCGAAGCCGTTCTTGTCCCATATGGGCAGCACTATTTTCCATCTCGGTGACACCGGTGCGGGGCAGGCGACCAAGCTCTGCAACCAGCTGGTCTGCGCGATCAACATCCAGGCGATCTGCGAGTCCATCGCGCTCGGGCGCGCATGCGGCATCGATCTCGTCAGGATGCGGGAGGTGCTCCTCGGCGGTGCGGCATCTTCCTGGATGCTGGAGAATCTCGGTGCGGGAATGCTCGAGGGCAATGTCGATGCGGGATTTCGCATCGACCTGATGCTCAAGGACCTGCGACTGGTGCTCGAGATGGCGCAGCAGCAGTGCGTACCGCTGCCGGGTACGTCGCTCGTGACCACGCAGTATCTCGACGCCAAGGCGCACGGTGGGGGCGGGGAAGGTAACCAGGCGCTGTTTCGCGTATACGATCGTATGAGCGGGCAGAGGGGCGGATTGCAAGGCGCTCCGGGAGCGGTGGGATGA
- the rpiB gene encoding ribose 5-phosphate isomerase B, whose product MDIVIGSDHAGYLLKKELAEFLTLAGHEVDDVGSFDSQPVDFPDIAQLVCGKVVEDGRRKGLLVCGTGVGAVIAANKIKGIRAAVCHDFHSAHQSVEHDDVNVMCLGAQIVGPWLARDLVEAYLSAEFDDSEDFVRRVEKISRLESPSSN is encoded by the coding sequence ATGGATATCGTGATTGGTAGCGATCATGCGGGATATCTGCTGAAGAAAGAGCTGGCGGAGTTTTTGACGCTCGCGGGGCATGAGGTGGATGACGTAGGCAGCTTCGACAGCCAGCCGGTGGATTTTCCGGACATCGCGCAGCTGGTCTGCGGCAAGGTGGTCGAGGACGGGCGGCGCAAAGGACTGCTGGTCTGCGGCACCGGGGTGGGGGCGGTGATCGCTGCCAACAAGATCAAGGGAATTCGCGCCGCGGTTTGCCACGACTTTCATTCGGCGCACCAGTCTGTCGAGCACGATGACGTCAATGTGATGTGCCTGGGTGCCCAGATAGTCGGACCCTGGCTCGCTCGGGATCTGGTCGAAGCCTATCTATCGGCCGAGTTCGACGACAGCGAGGACTTCGTAAGGAGAGTGGAGAAAATCTCGCGGCTCGAATCGCCCAGCTCCAATTGA
- a CDS encoding FadR/GntR family transcriptional regulator: MKTIISVSKEEGCAKTGYEKVVSFLREQLLSGRLKTGDCLLPERELSARLNVSRPVLREALRALAMIGAVEIRHGIGTVVRQPDASTLGEFFSFFLAQHTDVVDDIMEARIAIEHHAIRLACHRARQSDLDELAAALDTIAETIRDPYEGGMADHRFHQAIVRSAHSPVLVSIYESISKLAMRSHLERREKIIEVEGIDEFLIDHHRLIFSAIVAQDVQRADELLGMHFEIGAGFRRRAIMLGAAHESTQVPPTGR; this comes from the coding sequence ATGAAAACCATAATATCCGTCTCGAAAGAAGAGGGATGCGCAAAAACGGGATACGAGAAGGTGGTCTCGTTTTTGCGTGAACAGCTTCTGTCGGGACGATTGAAGACTGGGGATTGCTTGCTTCCCGAGCGGGAGCTTTCCGCCCGGCTGAATGTGAGCAGGCCCGTGCTTCGTGAGGCTCTCCGGGCCCTGGCGATGATCGGGGCGGTGGAGATACGCCACGGTATCGGGACGGTGGTAAGACAGCCGGACGCCTCTACTTTGGGTGAGTTCTTCTCCTTCTTTCTCGCCCAGCATACCGATGTCGTCGACGACATCATGGAAGCGCGCATAGCGATAGAGCATCACGCCATTCGCCTCGCCTGCCATCGCGCGCGCCAGTCCGATCTCGATGAATTGGCCGCGGCCTTGGACACTATCGCCGAAACCATCCGAGACCCGTATGAAGGAGGCATGGCGGATCACCGTTTTCATCAGGCCATCGTCCGCTCGGCTCATTCACCGGTTTTGGTCAGTATCTATGAATCCATTTCGAAGTTGGCGATGAGGTCGCACCTGGAAAGGCGCGAAAAGATCATCGAAGTCGAGGGAATAGACGAGTTCCTGATCGACCATCACAGACTGATTTTTTCCGCGATCGTCGCCCAGGACGTGCAAAGGGCCGATGAGCTGCTGGGAATGCATTTCGAGATCGGTGCGGGGTTCAGGCGCAGGGCGATCATGCTCGGCGCGGCGCACGAATCAACGCAAGTCCCTCCAACCGGTAGATAG
- a CDS encoding cupin domain-containing protein produces MKAPLPLAPQRFEFFTPAGGVPNNPRLPLLLYSQIVPAGIVDRASYFERLFRANGWPPQWRWGMFDFDHYHPNTHEALGVFSGSAEVRLGGEQGRTIELRAGDALLIPAGVGHRALAAADHFSMVGAYPTGYSPETLRDTEVDRLAAARRSIAALPMPCSDPVLGPGELRRFWPSS; encoded by the coding sequence ATGAAAGCGCCGCTCCCTCTGGCCCCCCAGCGTTTCGAGTTCTTCACCCCGGCCGGCGGCGTGCCCAACAATCCACGGTTGCCGCTGCTGCTCTATTCGCAGATCGTCCCGGCGGGCATCGTCGACCGGGCGAGCTACTTCGAGCGGCTGTTCCGTGCCAACGGCTGGCCACCGCAGTGGCGCTGGGGAATGTTCGACTTCGACCACTATCACCCCAACACCCACGAGGCGTTGGGCGTGTTCTCCGGCAGCGCCGAGGTGAGGCTTGGCGGCGAGCAGGGTCGAACGATCGAGCTTCGTGCCGGCGATGCACTGCTGATCCCAGCGGGAGTCGGCCATCGAGCGCTTGCCGCCGCTGACCACTTCAGCATGGTGGGCGCGTATCCGACCGGCTACTCCCCCGAGACCCTACGTGACACCGAAGTGGACAGGCTCGCCGCCGCCCGGCGCAGCATCGCCGCGCTGCCGATGCCATGCAGCGACCCCGTCCTGGGACCGGGAGAGCTGCGTCGTTTCTGGCCCAGCAGCTGA